In Sebaldella termitidis ATCC 33386, one DNA window encodes the following:
- a CDS encoding GntR family transcriptional regulator, with amino-acid sequence MKTDLRILAYNYIKDKILNNEYASNQIISEKMISDELSISKTPVKEAFLYLESENFLIINPRKSVSVREVDLKLIKDVFQVRSRIEPLIVELTINSMDKEMLTKSLLDFKEKFKKMSSVKIVDNDEFDILYDSYRHFFADNCANLFFSSQMNLVYDHLHRIRKVLYGNNMRRLKALEEHIYIIDCILDNNSAEFIKELCEKHIEEAQMDFFKNLDNLNL; translated from the coding sequence ATGAAGACAGATTTAAGAATTTTAGCATATAATTATATAAAAGATAAAATATTAAATAATGAATATGCCTCAAACCAGATAATAAGCGAAAAAATGATATCCGATGAACTTTCTATCAGCAAGACCCCGGTTAAAGAAGCCTTTTTATATCTGGAAAGCGAAAATTTTTTAATTATTAATCCGAGAAAATCTGTTTCTGTACGGGAAGTAGATCTAAAGCTGATAAAAGATGTTTTTCAGGTTCGTTCAAGAATCGAACCGCTGATTGTAGAGCTTACCATAAATTCTATGGATAAGGAAATGCTGACAAAATCTCTTTTGGATTTCAAAGAGAAATTCAAAAAAATGTCGTCTGTTAAAATTGTTGATAATGATGAATTTGATATATTGTATGACAGCTACAGACATTTTTTCGCAGATAATTGTGCCAATCTTTTCTTTTCCAGTCAGATGAATCTTGTTTATGATCATCTTCACCGTATCAGAAAAGTTTTATATGGAAATAATATGAGAAGGCTGAAAGCTCTGGAAGAGCATATTTATATAATTGACTGTATTTTAGATAATAACTCTGCAGAGTTCATAAAGGAACTTTGTGAAAAGCATATTGAAGAAGCTCAGATGGACTTCTTTAAAAACCTTGATAATCTAAATCTTTAA
- a CDS encoding recombinase family protein, whose protein sequence is MKKAVIYARFSSDNQRSVSIDAQIRAIRDYCSKNNILVTDTYIDEAISGTSANSRVHFLKMIEDSSKNNFDYVVVHKLDRFARNSYDQAYYEKKLNDNRVKIISVLEQFNDSPEHVILKGVITSMNEYYSLNLSRETKKGLYENFYNCQHASGMPPLGLDVDKETRKYVINEEEAKIVRLIFRLSLEGNGYAFISNFLNKKGYLNKRKRPFGKGGIRDMLLNEKYIGNYILGKKNKKGQLTGREKIQEGVIPAIIDKETFYAVQDIFKNRIASKKSNAKVDYLLTGFCKCGECGGSYSGAGKIKGRSKQYDSYGCTSRKSKKTDCINPKIRKEVLEHIVFKAIKDEIFSPDRLNIFIQELTKKIDDQNKNIDVLTKKNDQAIQNIKNKKEKLLSLFLDSHLNEDEFKPKNDELELQLIEKIRERENLNRGNGIDVNKIKAYVRKLVEGLENKNVSIKKQILQTFVEEILVFKGHITIRLKFFGLPDGGNDGGSGGN, encoded by the coding sequence ATGAAAAAAGCGGTTATATATGCAAGATTTTCAAGTGATAATCAACGAAGCGTTTCTATTGATGCACAGATCAGAGCAATAAGAGATTATTGTTCTAAAAATAATATTTTAGTTACTGATACTTATATAGATGAGGCTATAAGCGGAACTTCTGCTAATAGCCGAGTCCATTTTTTGAAAATGATTGAGGATAGTAGCAAAAATAATTTTGATTATGTTGTTGTTCATAAATTAGATAGATTCGCTAGAAATAGCTATGATCAGGCATACTACGAGAAAAAACTTAATGATAATAGGGTAAAAATTATATCAGTGCTTGAACAATTTAACGATTCCCCAGAACACGTAATTTTGAAAGGTGTCATTACCAGTATGAATGAATACTACTCCTTAAATCTTTCAAGGGAGACTAAAAAAGGACTTTATGAAAACTTTTATAACTGTCAACATGCTAGCGGGATGCCACCACTGGGCTTAGATGTGGATAAGGAAACAAGAAAATATGTCATTAATGAGGAAGAAGCTAAAATAGTAAGATTAATATTCAGGCTATCTCTTGAAGGTAATGGTTATGCTTTCATTTCAAATTTTCTAAATAAAAAAGGCTATCTCAATAAAAGAAAACGACCTTTTGGAAAAGGTGGAATAAGGGATATGCTATTAAATGAAAAATATATAGGCAACTACATCTTAGGGAAAAAGAATAAAAAAGGACAACTCACAGGGAGAGAAAAAATTCAAGAAGGTGTTATACCGGCTATAATTGATAAAGAAACATTTTACGCTGTACAAGATATTTTTAAAAACAGAATTGCATCTAAAAAATCAAATGCCAAAGTTGATTATTTATTAACTGGATTTTGCAAATGCGGAGAGTGTGGAGGTTCATATTCAGGTGCCGGCAAGATAAAAGGGAGAAGTAAACAATACGATTCTTACGGATGTACAAGTAGAAAAAGTAAAAAAACCGATTGTATAAATCCTAAAATAAGAAAAGAAGTTCTGGAGCATATCGTTTTTAAAGCAATAAAGGATGAAATATTTTCTCCTGATAGATTAAATATATTTATTCAAGAACTAACAAAAAAAATAGATGATCAGAACAAAAATATTGACGTTCTGACTAAAAAGAATGATCAAGCTATACAAAATATCAAAAATAAAAAAGAAAAGCTCCTAAGCTTATTTTTGGACTCTCATTTGAATGAGGATGAATTTAAACCAAAAAATGATGAGTTGGAATTACAATTAATTGAGAAAATAAGAGAGAGGGAAAATTTGAACCGAGGAAACGGCATAGACGTCAATAAAATCAAAGCCTACGTAAGAAAGTTGGTTGAAGGGTTAGAAAATAAAAATGTCTCTATAAAAAAACAAATTCTTCAAACATTCGTTGAAGAAATTCTAGTATTTAAAGGGCATATAACCATCCGGCTAAAATTTTTTGGTCTACCGGACGGGGGTAATGATGGTGGAAGTGGCGGGAATTGA